CATTGACGCTGCCATACCTGTACAGATAGTAGCTACATCGCTGGTGATAAACTGCATTGTATCATAAATTCCCAAACCTGCAGAAACAGATCCACCGGGAGAGTTAATATAGATAGAGATGTCTTTTCCAGGATCCACAGAGTCAAGATAGAGCAACTGCGCCTGAAGCGTGTTTGCTGTATAGTCATCAATCTGCGTTCCAAGGAAAATGATGCGATCCATCATCAAACGAGAGAAAACATCAAGCTGAGTTACATTGAGTTGTCTTTCTTCCAGGATATAAGGATTCAAATAGCCATTTTGTGATTTAACCACATCATCCAAGACCATGCTACTCATTCCAAGATGTTTGGTTGCGTATTTTCTAAAATCGTCCATAGTGATTGATATTTTTAAATTAATACATAAGAAAGGAGGCTTTTGACTATCCTCCTCAAGGGCTGACAAAATTACAAAAATAAATCAGACTTGTCTTATTTATTTTTATAAGTAACCCTTTTTAAAGTCAAAAGCCTCCTCTTTTATGAAGATTTAGCAAATTGCGACTTGCTACAAATTGTTTTTATTGGAACAATTTGTTGAATTCTTCCATTGAAACAGTCTTATTGTTCAATGTTGTTTTCGCTTTCAACGCAGTAGCAAGTTTTGCTTCTACTGCACGGTTAACCAAACCTTCTACATTTTCTTTCTTCTTCAACATCTCCTGAGAGTAGTTTTCCAAAATATCTTCCGGAACATTAAGCATTCCATATTGAGCAAACTGAGCTTTTGTTGCTTCTTTGGCAATATTAACAAGGTCATCTTGCTCAACCTTAATTTCATTATCCTTAACCAATTGTTCTTTGATAAGGTGCCATGTCAGTTCTTCAATACTCTTGTCGTAGTTTTCTTCAACGAACTCAGCGCCTTTATCCTGGTGATTCAACATCATGATACGTTTCAGCAATGCATCCGAGAATTCAAGTTTGCCAATTTTGTTGACCAAAAGTGTACGAACATCAATTAAGAATTTATAATCGCTGTCTGCTACGAATTGTTGAGCAACAGATTCTTTAATCTTTGAGCGGAATTCTTCTTCTGTTTTAACGGTACCTTCACCATAAACCTGATCAAAGATTTCCTGAGTTAGTTCAGCCTCTGCAAAACGTGTGATTTCTTCAACCTGGAAGCTAAAGTTTCCTGCGTAATTTGCAACAGCATCTTTCTCAATTTTAAGAAGGGATGCAATTTCAGCTTCATTTCCTTCGTAAGCTGTATTTGGATTAAACACCAATACATCATTTACTTTAGAACCATTAAAAATAGCTTTCTGATCATCGTTCTTCATGTATGAAGGCATCA
The sequence above is drawn from the uncultured Bacteroides sp. genome and encodes:
- the clpP gene encoding ATP-dependent Clp endopeptidase proteolytic subunit ClpP, which codes for MDDFRKYATKHLGMSSMVLDDVVKSQNGYLNPYILEERQLNVTQLDVFSRLMMDRIIFLGTQIDDYTANTLQAQLLYLDSVDPGKDISIYINSPGGSVSAGLGIYDTMQFITSDVATICTGMAASMAAVLLVAGADKKRSGLTHSRVMIHQPMGGVQGQASDIEITAREIQKLKKELYTIIADHSHTDFDKVWADSDRDYWMSSQEAKEYGMIDEVLMRKPATI
- the tig gene encoding trigger factor, which codes for MNVSLQNIDKVSALLTVKLEKADYQEQVDKSLKTFRQKANVPGFRPGMVPMGLVKKMYGKAVKAEEINKILSEKVYGYIKENQVNILGEPLPNEDKQPEIDFDTMDEFDFLFDIALAPEFKAELSDKDSVDYYSIDVTEDMVDQQVKSYTQRAGKYDKVDEYQDKDMLKGLLAELDEEGNTKEGGVQVEGAVLMPSYMKNDDQKAIFNGSKVNDVLVFNPNTAYEGNEAEIASLLKIEKDAVANYAGNFSFQVEEITRFAEAELTQEIFDQVYGEGTVKTEEEFRSKIKESVAQQFVADSDYKFLIDVRTLLVNKIGKLEFSDALLKRIMMLNHQDKGAEFVEENYDKSIEELTWHLIKEQLVKDNEIKVEQDDLVNIAKEATKAQFAQYGMLNVPEDILENYSQEMLKKKENVEGLVNRAVEAKLATALKAKTTLNNKTVSMEEFNKLFQ